One region of Glycine max cultivar Williams 82 chromosome 9, Glycine_max_v4.0, whole genome shotgun sequence genomic DNA includes:
- the LOC100801980 gene encoding GRAS family protein TF80 codes for MNWDDDERIHLINLLNDCVRLTELGNFNDADIALYHLSQLASSDGDSMQRVATYFIEALAYCQVVKNLRGVPKVLHLVKTLSTPEQQLVKKLFFDFYPFIKIAHTITNQAIIEAMKGETSINVLDLSPSYNALQWTNLMNLENLDPEKLPIKKGEPLAISSVLQLHSLLATDDDNEMVKMRRGTGQRMFPEMLAKPKKKKVVNPSPDSALSPFSPCPSHKMESFLYGLWKLQPKVMVITEQESNVNNGSSLTKRVRSALKFYSTLFDCLEASTSRTSERRSLMEKMLLGEEIRNIVAGEGVERKERHEKLVTWIPRLELAGFRREPISSNGIRLATKLLQTYVPGYHIHQKNKCLFIYRHNVPLFSVSAWKF; via the exons ATGAACTGGGATGATGACGAGCGCATACACTTAATCAATCTTCTTAATGACTGTGTCAGGCTTACTGAATTAGGCAACTTCAATGATGCAGATATTGCACTCTACCATCTCTCTCAACTTGCTTCCTCTGATGGTGATTCCATGCAACGCGTTGCCACTTATTTCATTGAGGCACTAGCCTATTGCCAAGTCGTCAAAAATTTGCGTGGTGTACCCAAAGTTCTCCATTTGGTAAAAACACTATCAACTCCCGAACAACAATTAGTCAAGAAATTATTCTTTGATTTCTACCCCTTCATAAAGATCGCACACACCATCACAAATCAGGCCATTATTGAAGCCATGAAAGGGGAAACATCGATTAATGTCCTTGATCTCAGTCCATCTTATAATGCTCTTCAGTGGACTAATCTCATGAA TTTGGAGAATCTTGACCCTGAGAAATTGCCTATCAAGAAAGGTGAGCCTCTTGCTATTAGTTCTGTGCTTCAGCTTCACTCTCTTCTTGCCACCGATGATGATAATGAGATGGTCAAAATGAGGAGGGGTACTGGTCAAAGGATGTTTCCTGAGATGCTTGCCAAACCCAAAAAGAAGAAGGTGGTGAATCCAAGTCCTGATTCAGCACTCTCACCTTTCTCTCCATGTCCATCACATAAGATGGAGTCTTTTCTCTATGGCCTGTGGAAGCTCCAACCAAAAGTGATGGTGATTACTGAGCAAGAGTCAAATGTTAATAATGGGTCTAGTTTGACAAAGAGGGTGAGAAGTGCTTTGAAATTTTATAGCACACTGTTTGATTGCTTGGAAGCTTCCACTTCCAGAACATCAGAAAGGAGAAGCCTAATGGAGAAGATGTTACTTGGGGAAGAGATAAGGAACATTGTTGCAGGTGAAGGAGTTGAGAGAAAGGAAAGGCATGAGAAACTAGTGACATGGATCCCAAGGCTTGAATTGGCTGGATTTAGGAGGGAACCTATCAGCTCCAATGGGATAAGGCTGGCAACAAAGCTGTTGCAAACCTATGTACCTGGATACCACATCCATCAGAAGAACAAGTGCTTGTTTATCTATCGGCACaatgttcctctcttttcagTTTCAG